Within the Leptospira ryugenii genome, the region CGCAGGACAATTGGTTGTTGATGAAGGTTTAGAAGCTATTTTTTTCAAAGAAGGTAAAGCTCTAGATACATTCGGTCCAGGTACACATACCTTAAAGACCGGAAACATTCCTATCTTAGAAGCTTTGGTCAACCTTCCTTTCGGAGGAAAGACACCGTTCACTGCTGAAGTCTTCTACATTAACAAAGGCATCTTTGCTATGAAATGGGGGACTCCTAGCCCTATTCCGCTTGAAGATCCTAAGTACAAAATCGTTTTGAATATCCGTGCTTTTGGGGATTATAAATTTCGGGTGAAAGATCCAAGGTCTTTTCTAATCCATGTGGTTAAAGCAGGGAATCGCACTACCAATGAAGCAATCGATGAATTTTTAAAACCAAATATAGTTCGAAGCATTGGGGATTTTTTATCAGAGGTCATTCTCAATAACAATACCTCAGTAGTTGAAATCAATAAATTTAGGGATGAAAGCTCTACAGCTGGAAGAGTGAAACTGACCCCAGAGTTTGACAAATATGGTTTAGAACTCACTGAATTCAATCTTGCATCGGTGAATTTTGACCAGGCCGATCCAAATTACCAAAGGATCCAAAAAATCATCACTGACAAATTTGAGATAGATATGTTAGGTGATAAATACCAACAAAAGAAGATGTTTGATATTGGCCAAGCGGCCGCGGAAAACCAAGGCCAAGGTGGTGGTGCATTGGGCACTGGAATGGGCATGGGTATGGGAATGAACATGGGACAGATGATGGGCAATATGATGAACCAAAATCCCCAAGGAAATACAAACGCAAGCGGTGATCCAGCAGCAAGGATAGCAAAGTTAAAAGGGCTTTTAGACCAAGGCCTAATCAGCAATGAAGAATTTGAAGCCAAGAAAAAGGAGATCCTTTCTTCCTTATGACAACAATGGCTCTCCTAACACTGGCTATATTGCCAGGTTTCATTGTAGTTCAAAGGTACTATGCAAAAGACCATCTCCAAAAAGAACCAATTGTAGTTATCTTACGTTCTTTTTTTTGGGGTGCAGCTTTAGTCATACCGGTTGGTATTTTTGAATCATTGATTCCTATGGGAGAATCAGAGTCCATAACTGAAATTGCGATTCATAACTTCATTGTGATCGCACTTTCAGAAGAGTTAGCAAAGTACCTAGCCATTCGATTTTATTCATACAAGAACGATGCATTCAACGAACATTTTGATGGAATTGTGTATGGTGCTTGTGTAGGCGGAGGCTTTGCTACCTTCGAAAATATCTTTTATGTTTTGGACCATGGCTTTGCGGTGGGTGTTTTGCGTGCTTTTTTATCCGTTCCTGGTCATATTTTATGGGGTGCCATTGTAGGCCATTGGATTGCGAAAGAGAAAATGGAGAATCTTTCACCCTGGAAGGCTCTTCTTGTAGGTGTTGGTATAAGCTCTTTTCTGCACGGTGGTTTTGATTTTGTACTCCAATTTGAATCCGTTTCGCTTTACTTAGCTCCAGTTTTTGTATTGAGCCCATTATTTATAGTTAGGTGGTATACGAAAGCATCCTTGGAAAAAGATCACATAATCCTCTTTCCAAATGATAGCTTTTTACCGAAGCCCATTGTCGAGAATAATGATCCCAATTCCCTTTTGCAGAAATTGATGAGAACTTTACTCTATTCGATCACAATTATGTTTTCTATCTTTGGAGTATTCTTAACAATTGTGGCGAGTATAGACTATGCAAACCAAGCCGAGGACTTTGAGACTTGGTTATTTCTAATTCCTATGATTGCTTTTGGAATCGCTATCCTGAGTTTTAGATGGGCAAAAAAATTAAGTATGTAAACTCTTTCAAAGAAAGAGTTTTTTTATTTCTGGTAGGTTTTGTTCTGCTTCCTTCTCACCTTTATCAATAATCTCTTGGTATCGCACAAAATCAAACAATTGAAATTCCTCCAAATGAAAGTGTACAAATAAATCCAATCTCGGTCGTTTCAATCGAGTGATTTCCCTTCCTTCGAGCGTAATCGTACGAGTCATGATTTGCAGAATGGGCGGATATTTTAATGTATCCCAAATATAGCGAAAGAATCCTTTTTCAGTACTATTTCTATCTTCAAACAATTTTACGGGTACGATCTCCTGCAAAGGAGAGACATTTACACCTAATACAACATCTGCGCCCTTAGATCGAATCAAACTTTCAGGCACATTGTTGATCATTCCCCCATCCACTAAGATCTTTTCTCCCAATCTATATGGAGGAAATGCTCCTGGTAAACTCATAGCACTCGTGAGTGCCTCAGTGATCGGGCCTTGATCAAAGATATGTTCTTTACCTGTTTGTAAATCTACAGCCGATGTAGCAAATGGCAAAGGTAACTCTTCTATCCTCTGGTCACGAAAAGCTTCCTTCAACATGCGCCTCATCCTCTTCCCTTTAAAAAAGGCAACCACAGGCAAAGTTGGATCAAATGCGCTCTCTAGTCCACCAAAGAACTGTTTGATTAACTCTTCGATTCTATCGGGTGGCTCTTTCCTTGCATATAGAGCAGCAATCACGGCACCCATGGAGGCGCCAGAAATAAAATCAAAATTGATTCCTTCTCTATGTAAGACCTTTAATAGACCAACGTGAGCAAGTGCACGTGCTCCACCTCCTCCTAAAGTCAATCCACGTGTGTTCGAAACAAGAAAACGAGCAAGAGTGTCTTCCTGGTAAAAATTCCGCAGATTCTCTTCGGAGGTGATATAACTTTTGACAACACCTTCCTCCATTAAACGAAGTGCACGGCCTTGGAAATTCCGTATCCGACCTTTCCAAAATTGTAAAATCTCTTCTTTTTCTTTAAAAAATCTTTCTGGATCTTTTTCCCAAAATACTAAAAAATCTGATTGAACCACCAGAAAGGAAAGATCGGTTCTTGTTACTTTCTCATCAAAATAGAGATGAACTAAAGGAGTTTTTTTACGAATGTCTGTTAGATATTCTGATATCTTTGTCGTATCCATCCCCATAAATGTTGAAATGGGAATCGCCGTGGACATTGATTTGGTTTTCTCACTATAGTTATTTAGAAAGGAAACGATCTTCTTTCCAAAATCATACTCTGGTTCTAGGGGAATATGGACACAGAGCCTTCTGAGTCCACCGAACTGTGCTTTGGTGAAACTTTTGTCCATGTGCTCTCTCATTCGCGAGCCCATCATATAAATAATATTTTGAGCTAATGATTTTTCCTGCGCGGCTAACTGCAGGAATAATTTTCCATCCAAAACATAGACAAGAGTATCAATTACGGCAATCGCAGAAGTAGAATGATTGGAACTTGATATGAGTGAATTTTCTGCTAATACCTGACCACTTCCGATGTAGACAGGACCTTGGTTGGCAACTTCTTCAAGAAGGATTTCTCCATACCGGATTATGTAAATATGCTCTGAAGCCTCACCTTTGTAGTACAAAGCCTCGTGGCTACGGATCAGTCTTTCCTCAATATTGTTGGCGATCCTTCCAATCACCTGTGGAGGCAATTTTTTAAACAGCTCTACAGTTTTTAGGAATTTTAAAATCGCCTGCCTTTCTTGTTCACTGCGCTTCATGTATTGACTCTATATTAAAGTCGTATGTTTATCCATTCCTTCTTACGAAATTTTCGAATAAATGACAAAGCAAGTGCCAAAATCCAGATAAAAAAAGCGATCCATATACCGATAGATCCTCCCTTTAGTACGATCCCGAATAAATATGCCAAAGGCAACATGACCAAAAAAGAAATGACGATATAGGCAAACATCACCCAGTACATAAGACCAGCACTTCGCAATGCAGAGCCAACAACCATATGGTAGGCATCTCCTACTTGGATGAAAGAAACAATCACAAGAGCCGGGTAAGCTTCGGAAATGACGGCTCGAACATCCGTAAAAAAACCAAGCAAAGGTTTTCCAAAAACGATGAAAACGATACCCATACTTCCCATAACAAGGGCAGAAAAAGTAGCAGATCTCATTGTTCCCTCATAGGCTAGTCGTATCTTTCCCTGACCCATGGCTTGGCCTAGTATCGTAGTGGCAGCCACGCCAAATGCAACTCCAGGCATAAAGGACAAACTCATGCAGGAAATGACTACACTAGATGCAGCCAATGTGGTCGTACTGATCAATCCAGCAATCTTGTAGAATCCAGCAAAAGAGAGGTTTGTCATTGCTCCTTCAATTGCAGGAGCAAATCCAACAACTAACAACTCTTTAATGAGAATAAAATCGGGTCCCCAAACTTTATGTTTAAAAAAGACTAATATGTCTTCTCGGAAGAAAAAGAAAAACATAATGAGAAGTGCTGGTATCGACGATAAGGAAGATGCGATCGCTGCTCCCTTGACTCCCATAGCGGGAAATCCCAGATTTCCAAAAATTAGAATCCAATTCATAAAGATATTCGAAAGTGCCGCACTAATGGAGGATAACATCCCTGCCTTCACGACTCCAATCCCATCAAAAAATCCTCTGATCGCAAACCCTAAGAAAAAAAGTAAAGTTCCGAGGAAACGATAGGCTAGGAATTCGCCAGACATTTCAATCACAGCGGGATCATCACCTAATGCGTTCATAATGGTAGGAGCGGCATAAAATCCAAAAATGGAGAGAATAGATCCTAGTAAAAAGGATACATAGATAGCATTGACTAGAGTATTTCCAACTCCCGCTTCATTTTTCTCACCGAACCGCCTTGCTACGATGATCTGAACTGCCATCGATCCACCCATTAAAAAAGCAAATACAGCAAAGTAAACCATCCCACCAAATCCTGTTGCGGCAAGAGGAATCTCTCCGAGTTTTCCTACCATGGCAGTATCAGAAATCATAATCGCAGTATAGCTGATCATCCCAAAAAAGACTGGAATTGCCATATTTAATATCTTTTGATTGAGTCGAGAGAGGTGGAAGACCCGTCTTATTTTATGGAACATTATAAGGACATTTTTTAATGTATTGCGATCTTCACAACCACCTTTATGGCTGTTTACCTGCAGAAACATTATATCGGATAGGAAAAAATAATCCAAACCCTAGGTGGCACATCTACCTTGATTCTTACGAAAAAGCGTACGGTAAGAGGATCTACACTTCGAGCTTTTTTGAGGACTTTAAAGATATAGATTCTTTTAAACAATTATATCATTTCAAAGAAAAAGCTCCATTTTTGCACTTTCAAGCAAAGTTCAATCTCATCATAGCACTCATTGAATTTCATGAGAAAGAAATAAAGGAAGTTTCTCGTGACGTCATTCTATCTCATGCACAATCAAACGTGAGTTATGTAGAATACAGGCTAATGTTTCCTAAAGATGAGCCGAGAGATAGTTTTTTTAGAAAGTTGATCTCCGCTTGCGAAGGAATGATTCTAGGTGAAGAAGTAGCCAAAAAAGAAGGTTTTCCCATTCGCGCAAATTTAGCAATGTCTTTACATAGAGACCTAAATTTCGAAAGACAGTATGATTGGATGAAAAACTGGATGGAAAAGGAAAAGACCATCAAAGACAAATTAGTCGGTATCGATTTCTGCCATATAGAAGAAGGCCATTCTCCTAAACACAAACAATCTTTTTTCCAACAAGTTTTATCGGATAATCGAGCGGAGACTTCTACTGCGCTGAGTATTTTATATCATGTGGGAGAAAGCTTTCGAGACAAAACTCCTTTTTCAGCCGTTAGGTGGGTTTTAGAATCAGCCCAATACGGTGCTCATCGCCTGGGACATGCACTTGCTTTGGGGATAGATCCGGATTTCTTTAAAGGTGAGGAAAGAGTAGAATCAATTGCGGAAAGGATAGATCAACTCAAATATGAAATTGAAAATTATGAAACCATTGCTCAATTTGGAAATTTCTTTCCGAAGCAAGAATTAGAAGATTCTTTAAAGGAGATACTCTCTAAGCCTTTCTCGGATCATGTCTTAGTTATGATGGATTCTAAAAAGACAAAGTATTTAGAAACCTTTCAAAATTATGCGATGGCAATGATTGCCAAGACCAAGGCCGTGATCGAATGTTGCCCAACTTCAAATCTTTACATTGGAATGTTAGAGCAAATCAAAGACCATCCTTTGCGAAGATTTCTGAACAGTGGTTTGCGAGTAACCATCGGCTCGGATGATCCTGGATTATTTGATAGTGATTTAAAGATAGAGTATGAAAGAGCAAACGAAGCAGGAGTATTTCCGGAAGAATTGGAAGCGATTCGAAAGCTCTCCTTCCAATACACCTCCCCTATTTTATCTGGAAGGGAAATCCTTGACCAATCTACATAGGCGGATCAGCCTAGATCCTATCCTATGAAATCGTTCGCTGCCAGTTTGGCTTTGTTTGGCTCATTGTTTTCTATTATGGGCGTGGGCGAACTTATGTCGCAAACTAAGGATGGCTTCTACGACACCAACAACTACGACCTCAGAAACCTCCCTGGTTACGATCCTGAAGCGGAAGTGTTACGAGATGTAGAACAGCCTCCAAGTATCAGCAAACCAAGTTTGGCCAGCCCAAAGGACGTTCGCACAAAATATGATCCCATCGCTTCCATCCCAGGTGCAGGTGCTCTTCTACCCTCTCAAACCCAAACTACCAGCTCACAAAATCCGTATACGAATTCTGCTCTCACCCGCTCACCAATAAACCCTCTGACAGGGGAAATCAACCCCCAAGCCCTCCAAAACCAAAATAACCGAAGTAGAAACAAAAAAGAAATACAAAAGAAGCTTCGTGAGGAGTTTGATGAGGAAGCAGTTTATGAGGAAACGAAGTTTAGACGCGGTTATATTATATTTTTTCTAACCTTTCCATTTGCTTTGGGTGCTTCCGCAGCTCTTGCAGCATCTCTACTCCAAGCAAAAACAGCCATTGGAAGTTTTATTATGCTGAGTGGTTCCATCGGGCTTTCTGGTACGAATGTATATCTCGACCAACAACGATTAGAAGAGCATAGAAAAAATAAAAAAGAAAAACAACGAGAAGAGTGAAACAAACCTACAAAAAGGCAAAGATAGCCTATTTTATTCGAGAGTTGGATGTCCTTCGCCTAAACATCCGAAAGTTTTATCTAGACCATTTACAAACATTCGGTAGATCGTTTTACATTCTTTCAGGGATTGTATCTTTCTTTATTTTGATTTTCGAATATGGATTTTATTATCCAACAAATTGGATACCTTATGTCAAGTTTCTTGTCTCTTCTTTGGTATATTACTTTCTCTTTTATGAGATACTGTCTTTCCTATTTAGCCATGAAGATCCTAAACATTACTTAAAAACACATAAAATACAAGTTGTCATTATAGTTCTCATATTACTCGAAAGTTTATTTGAAGAAAACATTCTGAATCTCTTAAATCAGTACCATGTTACAGGATCAGACTCTACTTTAATTTTTCTCTCTACAAATCAGATACTCTTTACCTTTGCAAACTTAGCTCACTTTTATAGAATTTCAAAATTTTCAAAAGCAAAAAAGTTAAACCCTTCTTTTATCTTTATATCTTCTTTTGCATTCATCATTTTTTTAGGAAGTCTTTTCCTACACTTTCCAAAGGCCTCATACCAAAATGTAAAAAGCATAGATATCATCTTTACTGCAGTATCTGCGACCTGTGTAACTGGTTTGAGCACCATCAATATATCAGAACAGTTTACCCTAACAGGACAACTCATCATCCTTCTTATGATTCAAATTGGTGGATTGGGATTGATGACATTGTCTTCCTTTTTCTCATTCATCTTAGCCGGCCAATCAACGGTGAATGATAAACTAATGATTAAAGACCTTTTATCTGAAGAATCCATTGGAAGGGTAAAAAGTTTACTAACCCAAATCGCATTTCTAACCTTTTGGATTGAGCTGATCGGTTCAATTTTATTATTTCTGCAATTTCCCAAAGAAACTGGCTTGGGTACCGCCGAAAAAATCTACTACTCCGTTTTTCATTCCATATCTGCATTTTGCAATGCGGGTTTTAGTCTGATGCCATCTAACTTCTCAGATCCAAATTTTTCCTCAAATGTCTCCTTTTTGTCCTCTATTATGTTCTTAATCGTACTCGGTGGACTTGGATTTCCCGTCGTAAACCAATTGTATATGCTTATTTCTTTTCGATCAAACCACCATAAAAAATTTTCCGTTACCTCTAAACTTGTTTTGATCAGTACTCTCTCTCTGATAGGCTTCGGAGCTGTATCTTATTTTTATTTGGAACAGGAGTTTACTTTAAAGAATAAGAGTCTAGGTGAGCAAATCTTACATTCGCTTTTTTATTCCATTACAACAAGAACTGCTGGATTTAATACCTTGGATATTGCACAAATGGGCCTACCCATAACATTCATTAGTTTTTTCCTGATGTGGGTTGGGGCGTCTCCCATCTCGACTGGTGGTGGAGTCAAAACAACAACAATCGCGATTTCATTTTTGAATATTGTTGATCAGATACGTGGGAAGGAAAGATTAGAAATCTTTCATCGCTCCATAGCCCCAAGTACGATTGCAAGAGCTAGTGCGTCCATAGTTTTATCATTATTTGTTATATTCTCAGCTATCTTAAGTCTGTTGCTCTGTGAATCGGCACCTTTTGTCGACATTTGCTTTGAAGTTGTGTCTGCTTTTGGTACTGTAGGATTAACGCGAGGCTTAACACCCGTTCTCTCCTCATCGGGTAAGATTATTTTATGCTTTGTTATGTTCGTAGGTAGAGTAGGTATTTTAACCTTATTGATCGCAATTACTAGACAGACAAAGAATTATGCTTATAAATATCCTGTAGAGTACGTTGTGGTAGGATGAAATGGAACGGAAAAAGATAGCAGTTATCGGTTTGGGAAGTTTTGGTACTATGCTTACCAAATATCTATTTGAAGAAGGTCATGAGGTACTAGCGATTGACCTCCAAGAAGATTTGGTTGATGCTGTAAAAGATTTTTCAACAGTTTCAGTTTGTTTGGATGCAACAGATGAAAATGCACTGAGATCACAAGCAATAGATGAAATGGATATTGTAGTGATAGCTCTTGCAGATGATTTTCAAACTTCTGTTATCTGCGCAGATCTTTTAAAAAAATGCGGTGCAGTCAGCATCTATGCTCGTTACCAAACAGAATTACAACAAAGAGTACTAAGCCTATTAGGTGTCAAAAATCTTTTCAATCCGGAAGAAAAGGCCGCCAAATCTATGGCTGAGATCGTGGGTTATTCTAGTATGCGTGCTAATTTTCAAGTCTCGGAAGAATACCATGTTGTGGAAGTAAATGTTCCAAAACGCTACGTAGGAAAAACGATAGCAGAGGCTGACATTCGGCATACCTATGAGATCAACATCATCACAATCAAACGCCCCCAAGAAGCAAAAGAAAATAAAAGAGCTTCGGATGTTAAACAAGAGAAAGTATTGGGTATTCCAAAAGGAAATATGACTCTCAGAGAGAATGATGTCCTAGTGCTTTTTGCATCTCAAACCTCTCTTACCAAATTTTTGGAAGGTTAATTTGTCATTCCCAGAAAGAATCATTTG harbors:
- a CDS encoding SPFH domain-containing protein, with protein sequence MALIDRIKFEGGPNDIVWRYPSDEISTAGQLVVDEGLEAIFFKEGKALDTFGPGTHTLKTGNIPILEALVNLPFGGKTPFTAEVFYINKGIFAMKWGTPSPIPLEDPKYKIVLNIRAFGDYKFRVKDPRSFLIHVVKAGNRTTNEAIDEFLKPNIVRSIGDFLSEVILNNNTSVVEINKFRDESSTAGRVKLTPEFDKYGLELTEFNLASVNFDQADPNYQRIQKIITDKFEIDMLGDKYQQKKMFDIGQAAAENQGQGGGALGTGMGMGMGMNMGQMMGNMMNQNPQGNTNASGDPAARIAKLKGLLDQGLISNEEFEAKKKEILSSL
- a CDS encoding PrsW family intramembrane metalloprotease, translated to MTTMALLTLAILPGFIVVQRYYAKDHLQKEPIVVILRSFFWGAALVIPVGIFESLIPMGESESITEIAIHNFIVIALSEELAKYLAIRFYSYKNDAFNEHFDGIVYGACVGGGFATFENIFYVLDHGFAVGVLRAFLSVPGHILWGAIVGHWIAKEKMENLSPWKALLVGVGISSFLHGGFDFVLQFESVSLYLAPVFVLSPLFIVRWYTKASLEKDHIILFPNDSFLPKPIVENNDPNSLLQKLMRTLLYSITIMFSIFGVFLTIVASIDYANQAEDFETWLFLIPMIAFGIAILSFRWAKKLSM
- a CDS encoding patatin-like phospholipase family protein, which produces MKRSEQERQAILKFLKTVELFKKLPPQVIGRIANNIEERLIRSHEALYYKGEASEHIYIIRYGEILLEEVANQGPVYIGSGQVLAENSLISSSNHSTSAIAVIDTLVYVLDGKLFLQLAAQEKSLAQNIIYMMGSRMREHMDKSFTKAQFGGLRRLCVHIPLEPEYDFGKKIVSFLNNYSEKTKSMSTAIPISTFMGMDTTKISEYLTDIRKKTPLVHLYFDEKVTRTDLSFLVVQSDFLVFWEKDPERFFKEKEEILQFWKGRIRNFQGRALRLMEEGVVKSYITSEENLRNFYQEDTLARFLVSNTRGLTLGGGGARALAHVGLLKVLHREGINFDFISGASMGAVIAALYARKEPPDRIEELIKQFFGGLESAFDPTLPVVAFFKGKRMRRMLKEAFRDQRIEELPLPFATSAVDLQTGKEHIFDQGPITEALTSAMSLPGAFPPYRLGEKILVDGGMINNVPESLIRSKGADVVLGVNVSPLQEIVPVKLFEDRNSTEKGFFRYIWDTLKYPPILQIMTRTITLEGREITRLKRPRLDLFVHFHLEEFQLFDFVRYQEIIDKGEKEAEQNLPEIKKLFL
- a CDS encoding MATE family efflux transporter, producing the protein MAIPVFFGMISYTAIMISDTAMVGKLGEIPLAATGFGGMVYFAVFAFLMGGSMAVQIIVARRFGEKNEAGVGNTLVNAIYVSFLLGSILSIFGFYAAPTIMNALGDDPAVIEMSGEFLAYRFLGTLLFFLGFAIRGFFDGIGVVKAGMLSSISAALSNIFMNWILIFGNLGFPAMGVKGAAIASSLSSIPALLIMFFFFFREDILVFFKHKVWGPDFILIKELLVVGFAPAIEGAMTNLSFAGFYKIAGLISTTTLAASSVVISCMSLSFMPGVAFGVAATTILGQAMGQGKIRLAYEGTMRSATFSALVMGSMGIVFIVFGKPLLGFFTDVRAVISEAYPALVIVSFIQVGDAYHMVVGSALRSAGLMYWVMFAYIVISFLVMLPLAYLFGIVLKGGSIGIWIAFFIWILALALSFIRKFRKKEWINIRL
- a CDS encoding adenosine deaminase: MHFQAKFNLIIALIEFHEKEIKEVSRDVILSHAQSNVSYVEYRLMFPKDEPRDSFFRKLISACEGMILGEEVAKKEGFPIRANLAMSLHRDLNFERQYDWMKNWMEKEKTIKDKLVGIDFCHIEEGHSPKHKQSFFQQVLSDNRAETSTALSILYHVGESFRDKTPFSAVRWVLESAQYGAHRLGHALALGIDPDFFKGEERVESIAERIDQLKYEIENYETIAQFGNFFPKQELEDSLKEILSKPFSDHVLVMMDSKKTKYLETFQNYAMAMIAKTKAVIECCPTSNLYIGMLEQIKDHPLRRFLNSGLRVTIGSDDPGLFDSDLKIEYERANEAGVFPEELEAIRKLSFQYTSPILSGREILDQST
- a CDS encoding TrkH family potassium uptake protein translates to MKQTYKKAKIAYFIRELDVLRLNIRKFYLDHLQTFGRSFYILSGIVSFFILIFEYGFYYPTNWIPYVKFLVSSLVYYFLFYEILSFLFSHEDPKHYLKTHKIQVVIIVLILLESLFEENILNLLNQYHVTGSDSTLIFLSTNQILFTFANLAHFYRISKFSKAKKLNPSFIFISSFAFIIFLGSLFLHFPKASYQNVKSIDIIFTAVSATCVTGLSTINISEQFTLTGQLIILLMIQIGGLGLMTLSSFFSFILAGQSTVNDKLMIKDLLSEESIGRVKSLLTQIAFLTFWIELIGSILLFLQFPKETGLGTAEKIYYSVFHSISAFCNAGFSLMPSNFSDPNFSSNVSFLSSIMFLIVLGGLGFPVVNQLYMLISFRSNHHKKFSVTSKLVLISTLSLIGFGAVSYFYLEQEFTLKNKSLGEQILHSLFYSITTRTAGFNTLDIAQMGLPITFISFFLMWVGASPISTGGGVKTTTIAISFLNIVDQIRGKERLEIFHRSIAPSTIARASASIVLSLFVIFSAILSLLLCESAPFVDICFEVVSAFGTVGLTRGLTPVLSSSGKIILCFVMFVGRVGILTLLIAITRQTKNYAYKYPVEYVVVG
- a CDS encoding potassium channel family protein, with the translated sequence MERKKIAVIGLGSFGTMLTKYLFEEGHEVLAIDLQEDLVDAVKDFSTVSVCLDATDENALRSQAIDEMDIVVIALADDFQTSVICADLLKKCGAVSIYARYQTELQQRVLSLLGVKNLFNPEEKAAKSMAEIVGYSSMRANFQVSEEYHVVEVNVPKRYVGKTIAEADIRHTYEINIITIKRPQEAKENKRASDVKQEKVLGIPKGNMTLRENDVLVLFASQTSLTKFLEG